The following coding sequences are from one Lolium rigidum isolate FL_2022 chromosome 6, APGP_CSIRO_Lrig_0.1, whole genome shotgun sequence window:
- the LOC124660936 gene encoding cysteine proteinase inhibitor-like: protein MEVWKYRVLGSVAALLLLLAIVLPFTQTETKEASMADGALVGGIKDSPAGQDNDLHIVDLARYAVNEHNNKANALLEFENVVKVKQQVVAGTMYHITVQVNEGGAKKLYEAKVWEKQWENFKELKEFKPVEGGASA from the exons atggaggtttGGAAATATCGAGTCCTGGGATCGGTAGCTGCCCTGCTCTTACTGCTCGCCATCGTCTTACCGTTTACTCAGACCGAGACCAAGGAGGCGAGCATGGCTGACGGGGCGCTGGTCGGCGGCATCAAGGACTCGCCGGCGGGGCAGGACAACGACCTCCACATCGTCGACCTCGCCCGCTACGCCGTCAACGAGCACAACAACAAGGCC AATGCTCTGCTGGAGTTCGAGAATGTGGTGAAGGTCAAGCAGCAGGTTGTTGCTGGCACGATGTATCACATTACGGTTCAGGTCAACGAAGGAGGGGCCAAGAAGCTCTACGAAGCTAAGGTGTGGGAGAAGCAATGGGAGAACTTTAAGgagcttaaggagttcaagcctgTCGAGGGTGGTGCGAGCGCCTAA
- the LOC124662898 gene encoding pectinesterase inhibitor-like — protein sequence MARAATMSVAMVLVMLAAVFTAHADVGFISNTCKKTKNPSQCVAVLRADPRSAKASTEHDLASIALQIATDTADHNGEVIEKAAKNSQGTPEGDALLGVCFGAYGKAASDLGIDARPWFDSGDYTGAWKLISGAKDAGDVCENAFKGIGKRSPVTDIDRQMTERCDVACDLVRLLIPK from the coding sequence ATGGCGAGGGCAGCGACGATGTCCGTGGCTATGGTTCTCGTCATGCTTGCCGCCGTGTTCACCGCCCACGCTGACGTTGGCTTCATCTCCAACACATGCAAGAAGACCAAAAACCCATCCCAATGCGTGGCCGTGCTGAGAGCCGACCCACGGAGCGCCAAGGCATCCACCGAGCACGACCTCGCCAGCATCGCGCTGCAGATCGCCACCGACACCGCCGACCACAACGGCGAGGTCAtcgagaaagcggccaagaatagCCAGGGCACTCCCGAGGGAGATGCGCTGCTCGGCGTCTGCTTCGGGGCCTACGGGAAAGCCGCCAGTGACCTTGGCATCGACGCTCGCCCATGGTTCGACTCTGGGGACTACACTGGCGCGTGGAAGCTCATCTCGGGCGCTAAGGATGCCGGCGATGTGTGCGAGAATGCATTCAAGGGGATCGGCAAAAGGTCCCCCGTCACCGATATCGATCGCCAGATGACGGAGCGCTGCGATGTCGCCTGCGATCTCGTCCGCCTGCTTATCCCCAAGTGA